TCGGCGTCCATGACCTCCACCCCGCCGGGAGTCTTGCTCACCGGCGTGGGCACGGCCCGCGCCGTCACCGTCACCTCCTCCAGGGCATACGGCGCGCCCCGGTCCTGCGCCTGGCTCGGAACGGCGGAAAAGGCCATCAGCGGCAGGATCACCGCGAAGAACAGTTCTGATCTCTTTATTCCAAACACTTCCTTTCTCCTCCTCACGATTGTGAACCGCCGGATCGGATCAGGCGTTGCAGCACGAACAGCGCCCGGCGCCCGGCGCGGCCCCCATGGCGCCATCCATGACCTCGGCGGCGCGCAGCAACGCATCCCAGCCGGGCCAGCGCATCTTCCAGCCGGATTCCTCCAACTCCGCGAAACCGGGCACGTCCTGCCTTACGGGGACGACGCCGCCGCAGGAGGACAGAAACGCCTGCACCTCCCGGGACAGCAGGTATTCCAGGATGTCGTGCGCCCGCCGGGGGGCCTCGCGGCCGATGCAGGCCACCAGGGGCACGGCCAAGGCCCCGCTGTCAGGCCAGACCATCCGCGCGCGGCCGCCCCGGAACGTCCGGCCGAACGCGGGGATGAGCAACCCGGCCCCGAGTTCGCCGGAAGAGACGCGGCGGTTGATGTCCAGGGGTGTGCTCGCGGTATCCAGGCGGACGGGAGGTGCGTCGAAACCGGCCAGCAACTCCTCCGCCAGGAACGGCAACGGCGTGTCCCGGGGCGGAGTGCCCAGGGAATCCGAGAAATCCCGCCCGACGAGGTGCCCCCAGTCGCTCACAGTGGCCGCCCAGCGTTCGTTGACCGCCAACACGCAGGGCGCCACGGCCACGATGCGGAGTTCCGGCGCGGGCGGGGTCAGGCCCAGGGCGCGCAACTCGGGGCGCAGTTCCGGCGCGTCCACCTCGGGCACGGCGAACGACGGGCGGTCCCTCAGAACGTTGCGCACCAGCTGTGGGTAGGCCGAGACGGCGAACCCGGCGAACGGCGACGCCCCACACTTCGCGGCGAACTCGTACATCTCCTGATGAATGTCCGGCGCGCCGACGCGCGCGTCGGGAAACCGCTCCGCGATGCGGGAACGGACGCTCCGGGCCACATTGGGAGGCAGGGCGAGATGGACGGCGCAGCTCATGCCCGCGCCTCCCGGCGCAGCCTTCCGCCGCCCCTGAGCGTGTCGCGGGCCGTGAGCAGTTCCGCGTCGCATGCCGCGAGGTCCTCCAGGCGAACCCGTTCCTCCCCGTCGCGTTCGATCAGGGCCTGCATTCCGCCCCCGCGCATGACCACGCGGCGGTCATTCATGAGCATGAGCACCGGGTCGTGGGTCGCGGTGAGGACGATCTTGCCGCGGCCGGTGAGGGCCTCCAGGGCGCGGTGCTTGTCGATGCCCGCGTTCTCCACCTCGTCGATGAGCACCACGGGGGCGTCTGAAATCAAGGCGATGTCGGCGATCATGAGCGACCTGGCCTGCCCTCCGCTCAGTCCCTGGAGCCGATCGACGGCGTCCACCGGTTCACCGCAGAGTTCGTTGGCCAGGGCGAGCACACGCTCCACGCATCCCGAGCCGTCCTTGCCGAGCACGGCCGCATGCATGCGTATGAACGACCCCACGTCGGCGTCCATGACGAAATTGGTCCGCTGGGAGAGCGTGCCCACGAGGCCCGAGGCCCCGATCAACGGCGGCCGACCGTCCAGCAGCACGTGGCGTTTGGACGGAGTGTCGCCCTGCGCCAGTTGCGCGATGTCTGCCAGGAGCTCGCTCTTGCCCGAGCCGGTCGGGCCGACCACGGCCAGGGATTCGCCGGACCGGACCCGCACGCGCTCCACCGGCTCGGGTGAGCCGCCCCGGTTTTTTCCGCCAAGAATGTCAAGGGTGTTCATGCCCATTTCAGGCCTCCGTCCAGCACAGCTTTTCCACGTTGCCCGACTGGAACCGCCTGCCGATGCGGCGCTCCCCCGTGCAATAGGAGCAGATCGCCGCGGGCATGTCGTGCCGCAGCCGGGCATCCGCCAAGCCGGGGTTCACGGACATGCCCCGCAGGCAGCGCAGCAGGGCCAGGGCGCCCGTTCCGGTCAACCCGTTCATGGGCAGGATCTCCGCCCCGGGGTTCTCTTCCATGATCCGGTGCGCGAGCACCTCCCGCTCGGCCTGCGAGACGAGATCGCCCTTGGTCAGGAGGACCACGTCCGCGAGGGAAAGCATGGGGCCCATCTTCACCGGGGCGTCCAGGCCGCCCAGGCAGTCCACCACCGTGACGGCGGGGACTCCCTCGACGTGCGGCGCGCAGCGCAGGCAGAGCCCGGCGGTTTCCACGAACAGCGCCTCGGCGCGCTGCGCGCGGCCCCAGTGCACGGCTTCCTCCAGGTTGGAGATGAAGTAGTGGTCCGGGCAGAGATAGCCGCTGAGCCCGCCCAGGGCGGGCATGCCGATCCGGGCGTAGCGCTCGGGGTCGGCCGAACCTCGGGTGTCGAACTTGATGGCCGCGGGCCGGAGGCCTTCTCCCTGCATGAGGCGGGCGACATGCAGGATCGCGGATGTCTTTCCCGCGCTGGGCGGCCCGGCGATGATCACGGTCTGCATACGTCTCCTTGATCTTGATTTTCATTTTCAATAACAATATACATATGCCGTCCGTGTCACGATTACATCGCCGCGCGGGGTCCCCTCTACCCGACAAAGGCACATGGATGCCCCGCGCGGATCACCCAGGAGAGCCATGACCATCGATATTCTCGACCCCAAACGGTCACAGGGGGCGACTCCGCGAGCCATCCGCCTGCGCGACGATTTCTGGGCCATCGTCACCGGCGAGAATGACCCCTCCTCGCCGCCGACGCTCCACGCGGGAGGCGAGGTGCTGCTCCTGCGTTTTCCCCTGTCCGTGGATGAACGAAACCGGGACATCGCCTCCCTCCGCCTCCTGCACGAGGCCCGGGCCGTTCCCCTGTCCGACGCGGAGAGCGTCTACGTCGCCATGGAACTCCAGCTGCTGCGGAGCGTTCTGGGGGAAGACTTCGGCACCCTGCCGGAAGCCGTATGGGGCCTGCTGCGCGACACGGTCAGCGAAATCTCCGGCCTGACCGTCGCTCCCTCGCCGGAACAGCTTCTGGCCGCCCGCGCCATCCGCGATTGTCTCTTCGAGGGCGCCGTCCGCAACATCTTCCTCAAAAGCAAGGCGCTGGAGCTGGTGGCCTCTTTCTTCGGCCAGGTCCGGCTTCTGAACGGAGCCTGTCGGATGGCCCTGCTCCCCTCGCGGGAAGTCGAGCCGTTCCTCCGCGCCCGCAACATCCTGGGCAGCGAACTCGAGACGCCGCCTCCTCTCGGAACACTGGCGGCCCAGGTGGGTGTAAGCGAAACCCGCCTCAAGCGCGGCTTCAAGCGATTGTTCGGCATGGCTCCCTATGAATGGCTCCGGGAAAAACGCCTCGCCGTGGCCCACGAGCTGCTCCTGCGCCGGGAGGCAAGCGTCAGCGAGGCCGCATACCGGGTGGGCTACACCAACGTGAGCCACTTCATCGCCGCCTTCATCCGGCGCTACAACACCCGGCCCGGCGAACTGCTGCGCCTGGCCCGGCGAATCGCTCCGACGCCCTAGCCGAGGCGTTCCACCGGCAGCGCTCCGGCCTTGCGGCCCACGTCCAGGCGGACCGCGCCCATGGGCAGGAGCAGCTCCCGGCTTTCCACCGTCTGGAAGCCGCCTTCCAGCATCGCCCGGGCGATCTGCCCGGCCTCGAAGGATACGTCCTGTCCCTCCAGGGCCAAGGGAAGCCGGGAAAGCACATGGAACGCCGGCCGGGTGCGCTCGCCCTTCAATCCTTCGTGCAGGCTCAGGAACACCCCGCCAGGCTGAAGCGCGGCATGGGCCTTGGCCAGAAATGCGGGCAGGTCGCGGGCGTAATACAGGGTGTTGCTGGCCCAGACCAGATCGTACCCCGCGCCCAGATCCAGGGCGTTGTAGTCGCCGGGCAGCACGGACATGCGATCCTCCAGGCCGCGCGCCGCGATCTCCTCGCGGGCCACTTCGGCCACGGTCGGCAGGTCGCAAAGCACCCCGGTCATGCCCGGATGCCGCTCCACGATCTCCATGCCCGCGATTCCGGGACCGCCGCCCAGGTCAAGAAGGCGGCGCAGACGCTGGGCCTCGGGCAGGGCGGCCACCAGGTCCGCCGCCAGACGCGCCAGACCCGAGCGCTGGTAGCAGGCCAGACCATGGGCCGCCGCCCGCCA
Above is a genomic segment from Desulfovibrio aminophilus containing:
- a CDS encoding GTP-binding protein, with the protein product MQTVIIAGPPSAGKTSAILHVARLMQGEGLRPAAIKFDTRGSADPERYARIGMPALGGLSGYLCPDHYFISNLEEAVHWGRAQRAEALFVETAGLCLRCAPHVEGVPAVTVVDCLGGLDAPVKMGPMLSLADVVLLTKGDLVSQAEREVLAHRIMEENPGAEILPMNGLTGTGALALLRCLRGMSVNPGLADARLRHDMPAAICSYCTGERRIGRRFQSGNVEKLCWTEA
- a CDS encoding AraC family transcriptional regulator, whose product is MTIDILDPKRSQGATPRAIRLRDDFWAIVTGENDPSSPPTLHAGGEVLLLRFPLSVDERNRDIASLRLLHEARAVPLSDAESVYVAMELQLLRSVLGEDFGTLPEAVWGLLRDTVSEISGLTVAPSPEQLLAARAIRDCLFEGAVRNIFLKSKALELVASFFGQVRLLNGACRMALLPSREVEPFLRARNILGSELETPPPLGTLAAQVGVSETRLKRGFKRLFGMAPYEWLREKRLAVAHELLLRREASVSEAAYRVGYTNVSHFIAAFIRRYNTRPGELLRLARRIAPTP
- a CDS encoding ABC transporter substrate-binding protein produces the protein MSCAVHLALPPNVARSVRSRIAERFPDARVGAPDIHQEMYEFAAKCGASPFAGFAVSAYPQLVRNVLRDRPSFAVPEVDAPELRPELRALGLTPPAPELRIVAVAPCVLAVNERWAATVSDWGHLVGRDFSDSLGTPPRDTPLPFLAEELLAGFDAPPVRLDTASTPLDINRRVSSGELGAGLLIPAFGRTFRGGRARMVWPDSGALAVPLVACIGREAPRRAHDILEYLLSREVQAFLSSCGGVVPVRQDVPGFAELEESGWKMRWPGWDALLRAAEVMDGAMGAAPGAGRCSCCNA
- a CDS encoding class I SAM-dependent methyltransferase, producing MRFDEKNDLSGFAVVEDWLLGPVRLAVLETALELGIADILAETGDPAEAARRLGAHPGNTLLFLDALTTMGLAEKREGRFANTSLAERHLRRTSGTYFGGLVENLKTLQLRNLDRLAALVRQGPPAELKREKRLDEETHWRAAAHGLACYQRSGLARLAADLVAALPEAQRLRRLLDLGGGPGIAGMEIVERHPGMTGVLCDLPTVAEVAREEIAARGLEDRMSVLPGDYNALDLGAGYDLVWASNTLYYARDLPAFLAKAHAALQPGGVFLSLHEGLKGERTRPAFHVLSRLPLALEGQDVSFEAGQIARAMLEGGFQTVESRELLLPMGAVRLDVGRKAGALPVERLG
- a CDS encoding ATP-binding cassette domain-containing protein, translating into MNTLDILGGKNRGGSPEPVERVRVRSGESLAVVGPTGSGKSELLADIAQLAQGDTPSKRHVLLDGRPPLIGASGLVGTLSQRTNFVMDADVGSFIRMHAAVLGKDGSGCVERVLALANELCGEPVDAVDRLQGLSGGQARSLMIADIALISDAPVVLIDEVENAGIDKHRALEALTGRGKIVLTATHDPVLMLMNDRRVVMRGGGMQALIERDGEERVRLEDLAACDAELLTARDTLRGGGRLRREARA